The genomic window AATTATAAAAAAATATGAACTAAATTGTATTGGATTACACATGCACATTGGTTCAGGAGTAAATTATGAACATTTAAAAAATGTATGCAATGCCATGAAAAAACAATGCATAAAATTTAATCAAAAAATTAAAGCAATCTCTGCTGGTGGTGGTCTATCTATTCCATATAAAAAAACGGATATTCCAGTAAATGTAAATCACTATTTTCATTTATGGAATAATGTACGAGAAGAAATATCAAAACATTTTAATAATCCTATAAAATTAGAAATTGAACCAGGGAGATTTTTAGTAGGAGAATCTGGAATTTTAATTTCTCAAATATGTACCATTAAAAAAGTCGGAAAAAAAATATTTACTTTAATTGATTCTGGATTCAACGATTTAATGAGGCCAGTATTATATGGAAGTTATCATCATATATCAGTAATACCAAAAGATAACAGAAATATCAATACTAATAAAATTATTAAAACAATAATTGGAGGACCATTATGTGAATCAGGAGATATCTTTACACAAAATGAAAATAATCAATTAATTGAAATTGAATTACCAGAAATTAAAATCGGTGATTATATTGTTTTTCATAATACTGGAGCATATGGTGCATCTATGTCATCAAATTATAACAGTAGACCGTTAATATCTGAAGTATTAATTACTGAAAAAATTCCAAAAATTATCCGAAGAAAACAAACAATACAAGAATTAATTAGATTAGAAACAGAAATATAGTATAAAATCAAAAAGAATTTAAAATATATGAAATTATTTATAAATTTTTATATTAAAAGAAATATCTCATAATGTTATTATTTAAAATATTATATTATAAAATATCATAAAATTAAAAATGAATAAAAAAA from Buchnera aphidicola (Panaphis juglandis) includes these protein-coding regions:
- the lysA gene encoding diaminopimelate decarboxylase, whose translation is MMNFFNKKSQISIKDILSILKNESTPLWIYHTETIINQIKKLKKFDIIRFAQKSCSNIHILRIMKKMNVKIDAVSLGEIERAIKAGYTSKNDDIVFTADMFTKETLKKIVKLNITVNAGSVDMLEQLGKISPGHKVWIRINPKFGHGHHFKTNTGGENSKHGIWDPKLTIPIIKKYELNCIGLHMHIGSGVNYEHLKNVCNAMKKQCIKFNQKIKAISAGGGLSIPYKKTDIPVNVNHYFHLWNNVREEISKHFNNPIKLEIEPGRFLVGESGILISQICTIKKVGKKIFTLIDSGFNDLMRPVLYGSYHHISVIPKDNRNINTNKIIKTIIGGPLCESGDIFTQNENNQLIEIELPEIKIGDYIVFHNTGAYGASMSSNYNSRPLISEVLITEKIPKIIRRKQTIQELIRLETEI